In Ostrea edulis chromosome 4, xbOstEdul1.1, whole genome shotgun sequence, a single window of DNA contains:
- the LOC125668094 gene encoding thimet oligopeptidase-like isoform X1, with the protein MSTPKGNRMIWKLTPDIIKKSADELMSKTKAAYNGVGALSPDAVTYNNVVKVLADNDCEYEVKRNNLTFLQLVSPEKELRDASVEIDKKLSEFDVEMSMRQDVYDALVAFEKKIPSEESTESRRYVERMIKIGRRNGLHLSTEKQQMIKEIKKRMSDLCIDFSKNLNEENTVLTFTVEELVGLPVDFLKSLEKNEDGKLKVTLKYPHYFPCMKKVRNPETRKKLETAFNSRYPRCLHPNTSILEELVELRSQNANILGFPTHADFILEMRMAKDPKNVKTFLVDLAQKLRPLQSQEVKVFLNYKQEECEKYGYEFDGKINWWDLRYYMTIAEECQYEVDSNLLKEYFPIEVVTVGLLNIYQELLNLKFTQVKDAEVWHPEVTLYGVEDKESSNLLGYFYLDLHPREGKFGHAACFGLQPGCLQSDGTRQISVAAMLANFTKSTKDRPALLSHDEVKTYFHEFGHVMHEICSQAEFSLFRGTNVEVDFLEAPSQMLENWCWEKEPLRRMSKHYKTGEPIPDDLLEKLIKSRIANAGMFNLRKILLGMFDQTIHTNSKADTAKLFSELSEKYLGFTSTEGTNMPASFGHLAAGYDAQFYGYLWSEVFCMDMFYTRFKKEGIMSPKVGGDYRRCILQPGASKVRHFKRCTLVYQTLMFSKTQVKMHAPVHKI; encoded by the exons ATGTCGACACCGAAAGGCAACAGAATGATTTGGAAGTTGACACCCGACATTATCAAGAAGTCGGCTGATGAACTCATGTCCAAAACCAAAGCTGCTTACAACGGCGTGGGGGCACTATCACCAGATGCTGTAACCTATAACAATGTTGTGAAG gtacTTGCTGATAATGATTGTGAATATGAAGTGAAGCGGAACAACCTGACCTTCCTGCAGCTTGTATCTCCCGAGAAAGAGCTCAGGGACGCCAGTGTAGAAATTGACAAAAAACTCTCTGAATTTGACGTGGAAATGAG TATGAGGCAAGATGTTTATGATGCACTTGTTgcttttgagaaaaaaatcccATCAGAAGAATCAACAGAATCCAGGAGATATGTAGAAAGAATGATCAAGATCGGCAGACGAAACG GTCTCCACCTGTCCACAGAAAAACAGCAAATGATTAAAGAAATCAAGAAGAGAATGAGTGATCTGTGCATCGACTTCAGTAAAAACCTCAACGAAGAAAACACGGTTCTTACCTTCACAGTTGAGGAACTCG TCGGACTTCCTGTAGATTTCCTTAAATCTCTTGAAAAG AATGAAGATGGCAAACTGAAAGTGACGTTGAAGTACCCGCATTATTTCCCTTGCATGAAGAAAGTGAGAAACCCAGAGACAAGAAAGAAACTAGAGACAGCATTCAACTCCAGGTATCCACG ATGTCTTCATCCAAATACATCCATTTTGGAGGAACTGGTAGAGCTTAGAAGTCAG AATGCAAATATTTTGGGGTTCCCCACCCATGCAGATTTTATCCTCGAAATGAGAATGGCCAAAGATCCCAAGAACGTGAAAACATTCCTTGTGGATCTAGCTCAAAAACTCCGTCCTCTACAAAGTCAAGAGGTCAAAGTCTTCCTCAACTATAAACAAGAGGAG TGTGAGAAGTACGGGTATGAATTTGATGGGAAGATTAACTGGTGGGACTTACGATACTACATGACGATAGCAGAAGAATGTCAGTATGAAGTAGATTCGAACCTCCTAAAAGAGTACTTCCCAATAGAAGTTGTGACTGTTGGATTGCTGAACATTTACCAG GAGCTGCTAAATCTCAAGTTTACTCAGGTGAAAGATGCTGAAGTTTGGCATCCCGAGGTCACCTTG TACGGTGTTGAGGACAAAGAGTCATCCAACCTCCTGGGCTATTTTTATCTTGATCTTCATCCTCGGGAGGGTAAATTTGGACATGCTGCATGTTTCGGACTTCAG CCAGGATGCCTGCAGTCGGACGGAACGAGACAGATTTCTGTGGCAGCAATGCTCGCTAATTTTACCAAGTCAACAAAAGACAGACCAGCCCTTCTAAGTCACGATGAG GTGAAGACGTACTTCCATGAGTTTGGTCATGTCATGCACGAGATTTGTTCTCAGGCTGAATTTTCTCTGTTCCG GGGTACCAATGTGGAAGTGGATTTTCTAGAAGCTCCGTCCCAGATGTTAGAGAACTGGTGCTGGGAGAAAGAGCCGCTCAGGAGAATGTCCAAACATTACAAAACGGGGGAACCGATTCCGGACGACCTTTTGGAGAAACTGATCAAGAGCCGGATCGCCAACGCCGGGATGTTCAACCTTCGCAAAATTCTTCTAGGAATGTTTGATCAAACCATACACACCAACAGCAAG GCTGACACGGCCAAACTGTTCTCGGAGCTCTCAGAAAAATACCTAGGATTCACGTCCACAGAAGGAACAAATATGCCTGCCTCGTTTGGCCATCTGGCGGCGGGATATGATGCCCAGTTTTATGGATACCTG TGGAGTGAAGTGTTCTGTATGGACATGTTTTATACCCGTTTTAAGAAGGAGGGCATCATGAGTCCAAAAGTGGGCGGGGACTACAGAAGATGTATACTGCAGCCGGGGGCATCCAAAGTAAgacattttaaaagatgtacCCTCGTATATCAGAccttaatgttttcaaaaaccCAGGTGAAAATGCATGCTCctgtacacaaaatatga
- the LOC125668094 gene encoding thimet oligopeptidase-like isoform X3, whose product MSTPKGNRMIWKLTPDIIKKSADELMSKTKAAYNGVGALSPDAVTYNNVVKVLADNDCEYEVKRNNLTFLQLVSPEKELRDASVEIDKKLSEFDVEMSMRQDVYDALVAFEKKIPSEESTESRRYVERMIKIGRRNGLHLSTEKQQMIKEIKKRMSDLCIDFSKNLNEENTVLTFTVEELVGLPVDFLKSLEKNEDGKLKVTLKYPHYFPCMKKVRNPETRKKLETAFNSRCLHPNTSILEELVELRSQNANILGFPTHADFILEMRMAKDPKNVKTFLVDLAQKLRPLQSQEVKVFLNYKQEECEKYGYEFDGKINWWDLRYYMTIAEECQYEVDSNLLKEYFPIEVVTVGLLNIYQELLNLKFTQVKDAEVWHPEVTLYGVEDKESSNLLGYFYLDLHPREGKFGHAACFGLQPGCLQSDGTRQISVAAMLANFTKSTKDRPALLSHDEVKTYFHEFGHVMHEICSQAEFSLFRGTNVEVDFLEAPSQMLENWCWEKEPLRRMSKHYKTGEPIPDDLLEKLIKSRIANAGMFNLRKILLGMFDQTIHTNSKADTAKLFSELSEKYLGFTSTEGTNMPASFGHLAAGYDAQFYGYLWSEVFCMDMFYTRFKKEGIMSPKVGGDYRRCILQPGASKVRHFKRCTLVYQTLMFSKTQVKMHAPVHKI is encoded by the exons ATGTCGACACCGAAAGGCAACAGAATGATTTGGAAGTTGACACCCGACATTATCAAGAAGTCGGCTGATGAACTCATGTCCAAAACCAAAGCTGCTTACAACGGCGTGGGGGCACTATCACCAGATGCTGTAACCTATAACAATGTTGTGAAG gtacTTGCTGATAATGATTGTGAATATGAAGTGAAGCGGAACAACCTGACCTTCCTGCAGCTTGTATCTCCCGAGAAAGAGCTCAGGGACGCCAGTGTAGAAATTGACAAAAAACTCTCTGAATTTGACGTGGAAATGAG TATGAGGCAAGATGTTTATGATGCACTTGTTgcttttgagaaaaaaatcccATCAGAAGAATCAACAGAATCCAGGAGATATGTAGAAAGAATGATCAAGATCGGCAGACGAAACG GTCTCCACCTGTCCACAGAAAAACAGCAAATGATTAAAGAAATCAAGAAGAGAATGAGTGATCTGTGCATCGACTTCAGTAAAAACCTCAACGAAGAAAACACGGTTCTTACCTTCACAGTTGAGGAACTCG TCGGACTTCCTGTAGATTTCCTTAAATCTCTTGAAAAG AATGAAGATGGCAAACTGAAAGTGACGTTGAAGTACCCGCATTATTTCCCTTGCATGAAGAAAGTGAGAAACCCAGAGACAAGAAAGAAACTAGAGACAGCATTCAACTCCAG ATGTCTTCATCCAAATACATCCATTTTGGAGGAACTGGTAGAGCTTAGAAGTCAG AATGCAAATATTTTGGGGTTCCCCACCCATGCAGATTTTATCCTCGAAATGAGAATGGCCAAAGATCCCAAGAACGTGAAAACATTCCTTGTGGATCTAGCTCAAAAACTCCGTCCTCTACAAAGTCAAGAGGTCAAAGTCTTCCTCAACTATAAACAAGAGGAG TGTGAGAAGTACGGGTATGAATTTGATGGGAAGATTAACTGGTGGGACTTACGATACTACATGACGATAGCAGAAGAATGTCAGTATGAAGTAGATTCGAACCTCCTAAAAGAGTACTTCCCAATAGAAGTTGTGACTGTTGGATTGCTGAACATTTACCAG GAGCTGCTAAATCTCAAGTTTACTCAGGTGAAAGATGCTGAAGTTTGGCATCCCGAGGTCACCTTG TACGGTGTTGAGGACAAAGAGTCATCCAACCTCCTGGGCTATTTTTATCTTGATCTTCATCCTCGGGAGGGTAAATTTGGACATGCTGCATGTTTCGGACTTCAG CCAGGATGCCTGCAGTCGGACGGAACGAGACAGATTTCTGTGGCAGCAATGCTCGCTAATTTTACCAAGTCAACAAAAGACAGACCAGCCCTTCTAAGTCACGATGAG GTGAAGACGTACTTCCATGAGTTTGGTCATGTCATGCACGAGATTTGTTCTCAGGCTGAATTTTCTCTGTTCCG GGGTACCAATGTGGAAGTGGATTTTCTAGAAGCTCCGTCCCAGATGTTAGAGAACTGGTGCTGGGAGAAAGAGCCGCTCAGGAGAATGTCCAAACATTACAAAACGGGGGAACCGATTCCGGACGACCTTTTGGAGAAACTGATCAAGAGCCGGATCGCCAACGCCGGGATGTTCAACCTTCGCAAAATTCTTCTAGGAATGTTTGATCAAACCATACACACCAACAGCAAG GCTGACACGGCCAAACTGTTCTCGGAGCTCTCAGAAAAATACCTAGGATTCACGTCCACAGAAGGAACAAATATGCCTGCCTCGTTTGGCCATCTGGCGGCGGGATATGATGCCCAGTTTTATGGATACCTG TGGAGTGAAGTGTTCTGTATGGACATGTTTTATACCCGTTTTAAGAAGGAGGGCATCATGAGTCCAAAAGTGGGCGGGGACTACAGAAGATGTATACTGCAGCCGGGGGCATCCAAAGTAAgacattttaaaagatgtacCCTCGTATATCAGAccttaatgttttcaaaaaccCAGGTGAAAATGCATGCTCctgtacacaaaatatga
- the LOC125668094 gene encoding thimet oligopeptidase-like isoform X4 — MSTPKGNRMIWKLTPDIIKKSADELMSKTKAAYNGVGALSPDAVTYNNVVKVLADNDCEYEVKRNNLTFLQLVSPEKELRDASVEIDKKLSEFDVEMSMRQDVYDALVAFEKKIPSEESTESRRYVERMIKIGRRNGLHLSTEKQQMIKEIKKRMSDLCIDFSKNLNEENTVLTFTVEELVGLPVDFLKSLEKNEDGKLKVTLKYPHYFPCMKKVRNPETRKKLETAFNSRCLHPNTSILEELVELRSQNANILGFPTHADFILEMRMAKDPKNVKTFLVDLAQKLRPLQSQEVKVFLNYKQEECEKYGYEFDGKINWWDLRYYMTIAEECQYEVDSNLLKEYFPIEVVTVGLLNIYQELLNLKFTQVKDAEVWHPEVTLYGVEDKESSNLLGYFYLDLHPREGKFGHAACFGLQPGCLQSDGTRQISVAAMLANFTKSTKDRPALLSHDEVKTYFHEFGHVMHEICSQAEFSLFRGTNVEVDFLEAPSQMLENWCWEKEPLRRMSKHYKTGEPIPDDLLEKLIKSRIANAGMFNLRKILLGMFDQTIHTNSKADTAKLFSELSEKYLGFTSTEGTNMPASFGHLAAGYDAQFYGYLWSEVFCMDMFYTRFKKEGIMSPKVGGDYRRCILQPGASKDAADMLRNFLGRDPTPEAFLTSKGLNSNV, encoded by the exons ATGTCGACACCGAAAGGCAACAGAATGATTTGGAAGTTGACACCCGACATTATCAAGAAGTCGGCTGATGAACTCATGTCCAAAACCAAAGCTGCTTACAACGGCGTGGGGGCACTATCACCAGATGCTGTAACCTATAACAATGTTGTGAAG gtacTTGCTGATAATGATTGTGAATATGAAGTGAAGCGGAACAACCTGACCTTCCTGCAGCTTGTATCTCCCGAGAAAGAGCTCAGGGACGCCAGTGTAGAAATTGACAAAAAACTCTCTGAATTTGACGTGGAAATGAG TATGAGGCAAGATGTTTATGATGCACTTGTTgcttttgagaaaaaaatcccATCAGAAGAATCAACAGAATCCAGGAGATATGTAGAAAGAATGATCAAGATCGGCAGACGAAACG GTCTCCACCTGTCCACAGAAAAACAGCAAATGATTAAAGAAATCAAGAAGAGAATGAGTGATCTGTGCATCGACTTCAGTAAAAACCTCAACGAAGAAAACACGGTTCTTACCTTCACAGTTGAGGAACTCG TCGGACTTCCTGTAGATTTCCTTAAATCTCTTGAAAAG AATGAAGATGGCAAACTGAAAGTGACGTTGAAGTACCCGCATTATTTCCCTTGCATGAAGAAAGTGAGAAACCCAGAGACAAGAAAGAAACTAGAGACAGCATTCAACTCCAG ATGTCTTCATCCAAATACATCCATTTTGGAGGAACTGGTAGAGCTTAGAAGTCAG AATGCAAATATTTTGGGGTTCCCCACCCATGCAGATTTTATCCTCGAAATGAGAATGGCCAAAGATCCCAAGAACGTGAAAACATTCCTTGTGGATCTAGCTCAAAAACTCCGTCCTCTACAAAGTCAAGAGGTCAAAGTCTTCCTCAACTATAAACAAGAGGAG TGTGAGAAGTACGGGTATGAATTTGATGGGAAGATTAACTGGTGGGACTTACGATACTACATGACGATAGCAGAAGAATGTCAGTATGAAGTAGATTCGAACCTCCTAAAAGAGTACTTCCCAATAGAAGTTGTGACTGTTGGATTGCTGAACATTTACCAG GAGCTGCTAAATCTCAAGTTTACTCAGGTGAAAGATGCTGAAGTTTGGCATCCCGAGGTCACCTTG TACGGTGTTGAGGACAAAGAGTCATCCAACCTCCTGGGCTATTTTTATCTTGATCTTCATCCTCGGGAGGGTAAATTTGGACATGCTGCATGTTTCGGACTTCAG CCAGGATGCCTGCAGTCGGACGGAACGAGACAGATTTCTGTGGCAGCAATGCTCGCTAATTTTACCAAGTCAACAAAAGACAGACCAGCCCTTCTAAGTCACGATGAG GTGAAGACGTACTTCCATGAGTTTGGTCATGTCATGCACGAGATTTGTTCTCAGGCTGAATTTTCTCTGTTCCG GGGTACCAATGTGGAAGTGGATTTTCTAGAAGCTCCGTCCCAGATGTTAGAGAACTGGTGCTGGGAGAAAGAGCCGCTCAGGAGAATGTCCAAACATTACAAAACGGGGGAACCGATTCCGGACGACCTTTTGGAGAAACTGATCAAGAGCCGGATCGCCAACGCCGGGATGTTCAACCTTCGCAAAATTCTTCTAGGAATGTTTGATCAAACCATACACACCAACAGCAAG GCTGACACGGCCAAACTGTTCTCGGAGCTCTCAGAAAAATACCTAGGATTCACGTCCACAGAAGGAACAAATATGCCTGCCTCGTTTGGCCATCTGGCGGCGGGATATGATGCCCAGTTTTATGGATACCTG TGGAGTGAAGTGTTCTGTATGGACATGTTTTATACCCGTTTTAAGAAGGAGGGCATCATGAGTCCAAAAGTGGGCGGGGACTACAGAAGATGTATACTGCAGCCGGGGGCATCCAAA GATGCTGCTGACATGTTACGTAACTTCTTGGGTCGTGACCCAACACCGGAAGCTTTCTTGACTAGCAAGGGACTTAATTCAAACGTATAA
- the LOC125668094 gene encoding thimet oligopeptidase-like isoform X2 yields MSTPKGNRMIWKLTPDIIKKSADELMSKTKAAYNGVGALSPDAVTYNNVVKVLADNDCEYEVKRNNLTFLQLVSPEKELRDASVEIDKKLSEFDVEMSMRQDVYDALVAFEKKIPSEESTESRRYVERMIKIGRRNGLHLSTEKQQMIKEIKKRMSDLCIDFSKNLNEENTVLTFTVEELVGLPVDFLKSLEKNEDGKLKVTLKYPHYFPCMKKVRNPETRKKLETAFNSRYPRCLHPNTSILEELVELRSQNANILGFPTHADFILEMRMAKDPKNVKTFLVDLAQKLRPLQSQEVKVFLNYKQEECEKYGYEFDGKINWWDLRYYMTIAEECQYEVDSNLLKEYFPIEVVTVGLLNIYQELLNLKFTQVKDAEVWHPEVTLYGVEDKESSNLLGYFYLDLHPREGKFGHAACFGLQPGCLQSDGTRQISVAAMLANFTKSTKDRPALLSHDEVKTYFHEFGHVMHEICSQAEFSLFRGTNVEVDFLEAPSQMLENWCWEKEPLRRMSKHYKTGEPIPDDLLEKLIKSRIANAGMFNLRKILLGMFDQTIHTNSKADTAKLFSELSEKYLGFTSTEGTNMPASFGHLAAGYDAQFYGYLWSEVFCMDMFYTRFKKEGIMSPKVGGDYRRCILQPGASKDAADMLRNFLGRDPTPEAFLTSKGLNSNV; encoded by the exons ATGTCGACACCGAAAGGCAACAGAATGATTTGGAAGTTGACACCCGACATTATCAAGAAGTCGGCTGATGAACTCATGTCCAAAACCAAAGCTGCTTACAACGGCGTGGGGGCACTATCACCAGATGCTGTAACCTATAACAATGTTGTGAAG gtacTTGCTGATAATGATTGTGAATATGAAGTGAAGCGGAACAACCTGACCTTCCTGCAGCTTGTATCTCCCGAGAAAGAGCTCAGGGACGCCAGTGTAGAAATTGACAAAAAACTCTCTGAATTTGACGTGGAAATGAG TATGAGGCAAGATGTTTATGATGCACTTGTTgcttttgagaaaaaaatcccATCAGAAGAATCAACAGAATCCAGGAGATATGTAGAAAGAATGATCAAGATCGGCAGACGAAACG GTCTCCACCTGTCCACAGAAAAACAGCAAATGATTAAAGAAATCAAGAAGAGAATGAGTGATCTGTGCATCGACTTCAGTAAAAACCTCAACGAAGAAAACACGGTTCTTACCTTCACAGTTGAGGAACTCG TCGGACTTCCTGTAGATTTCCTTAAATCTCTTGAAAAG AATGAAGATGGCAAACTGAAAGTGACGTTGAAGTACCCGCATTATTTCCCTTGCATGAAGAAAGTGAGAAACCCAGAGACAAGAAAGAAACTAGAGACAGCATTCAACTCCAGGTATCCACG ATGTCTTCATCCAAATACATCCATTTTGGAGGAACTGGTAGAGCTTAGAAGTCAG AATGCAAATATTTTGGGGTTCCCCACCCATGCAGATTTTATCCTCGAAATGAGAATGGCCAAAGATCCCAAGAACGTGAAAACATTCCTTGTGGATCTAGCTCAAAAACTCCGTCCTCTACAAAGTCAAGAGGTCAAAGTCTTCCTCAACTATAAACAAGAGGAG TGTGAGAAGTACGGGTATGAATTTGATGGGAAGATTAACTGGTGGGACTTACGATACTACATGACGATAGCAGAAGAATGTCAGTATGAAGTAGATTCGAACCTCCTAAAAGAGTACTTCCCAATAGAAGTTGTGACTGTTGGATTGCTGAACATTTACCAG GAGCTGCTAAATCTCAAGTTTACTCAGGTGAAAGATGCTGAAGTTTGGCATCCCGAGGTCACCTTG TACGGTGTTGAGGACAAAGAGTCATCCAACCTCCTGGGCTATTTTTATCTTGATCTTCATCCTCGGGAGGGTAAATTTGGACATGCTGCATGTTTCGGACTTCAG CCAGGATGCCTGCAGTCGGACGGAACGAGACAGATTTCTGTGGCAGCAATGCTCGCTAATTTTACCAAGTCAACAAAAGACAGACCAGCCCTTCTAAGTCACGATGAG GTGAAGACGTACTTCCATGAGTTTGGTCATGTCATGCACGAGATTTGTTCTCAGGCTGAATTTTCTCTGTTCCG GGGTACCAATGTGGAAGTGGATTTTCTAGAAGCTCCGTCCCAGATGTTAGAGAACTGGTGCTGGGAGAAAGAGCCGCTCAGGAGAATGTCCAAACATTACAAAACGGGGGAACCGATTCCGGACGACCTTTTGGAGAAACTGATCAAGAGCCGGATCGCCAACGCCGGGATGTTCAACCTTCGCAAAATTCTTCTAGGAATGTTTGATCAAACCATACACACCAACAGCAAG GCTGACACGGCCAAACTGTTCTCGGAGCTCTCAGAAAAATACCTAGGATTCACGTCCACAGAAGGAACAAATATGCCTGCCTCGTTTGGCCATCTGGCGGCGGGATATGATGCCCAGTTTTATGGATACCTG TGGAGTGAAGTGTTCTGTATGGACATGTTTTATACCCGTTTTAAGAAGGAGGGCATCATGAGTCCAAAAGTGGGCGGGGACTACAGAAGATGTATACTGCAGCCGGGGGCATCCAAA GATGCTGCTGACATGTTACGTAACTTCTTGGGTCGTGACCCAACACCGGAAGCTTTCTTGACTAGCAAGGGACTTAATTCAAACGTATAA